One window of Thermoplasmatales archaeon genomic DNA carries:
- a CDS encoding gamma carbonic anhydrase family protein: MSIKIGRDCFIADSAVLIGDVEIGDRVAIMDGAVIRGDLAKITIGNDTNVQDNVTIHCDENDPTIIGNNVSIGHNAVVHGCIIGDNVLLGMGSVVMNRANIADGSVVGGGALVTEGFKCSAESLIVGVPSKVIRSNDKKLLQYATENARSYGELRKGYISGKFEKLYGYQMRKNESVK; the protein is encoded by the coding sequence ATGTCAATAAAAATTGGACGTGACTGCTTCATAGCAGACAGCGCCGTCTTAATTGGTGACGTTGAAATAGGGGATCGAGTTGCAATAATGGATGGTGCGGTAATAAGGGGAGACCTGGCAAAAATAACTATAGGCAATGACACCAACGTGCAGGATAATGTGACAATACACTGTGATGAGAATGATCCAACAATAATCGGGAACAATGTGTCAATTGGGCATAACGCGGTTGTTCATGGATGTATTATTGGCGATAACGTCTTGCTGGGAATGGGTTCTGTTGTTATGAATCGCGCAAATATAGCTGATGGATCGGTAGTTGGAGGTGGAGCACTCGTCACTGAAGGATTCAAATGTAGTGCAGAAAGTCTCATTGTAGGCGTCCCTTCAAAAGTTATAAGATCTAATGACAAAAAATTGTTGCAATATGCAACCGAAAACGCTCGATCTTACGGTGAATTAAGAAAAGGTTACATTTCTGGGAAGTTCGAGAAGCTGTATGGTTACCAGATGAGGAAGAACGAATCTGTCAAGTAA
- a CDS encoding CDC27 family protein produces MVKIIAVGIIITKYIMGSLSNSGLTKKNTKLIKRLVNELQAASSIDENAVYKEIAGAMLTFTSIEDKEKLAMLTGYLNDVFSLLNEKFHDKYVAIVMNLYSLSTSNPIIIANMIDVYAEQKNYPAIVDLFRKDHELQITPHVIEILRGMCDSPKNSSMAASLISSRGIYDETILEKCSQHCDSKVLEDVIKSYSSIKDDRTRVLALKFFWDKVEDAKPKLDLVELLLSANSGDLKFYTESFPVEQLRTKEECEQALQVLKRSGTTEILERAIDKCMLICPDNVTVLKADADNKYSRGDIKKALKIYRQILKSSPEDLEVLQNVIDITFSEGLYKECLNLISNSDILQIKGNNKITAIECEINLLQFQEALHDLESALAASPDNLKLLALKLGVSEKIGRILESYETAKKIFNIDRANISAMNYLCKYYVDRREFEKLVELLGSIDNIPGNFRGFYAGSLLFEGKIKDAMTVMQSYPELLTDGFVLDAIYAKVTDSVSINQLSEISRKLSGGASEFKLIVDALYGRPIMHAGYEEMAMRTSSLAVMYVITNSYYKDNAELSTSIEKRLRLPEFEKLYSVLKSIREIRSGMKPESLFDYSDLGYPVCNALLDMNMTDKCEQLFSGEKYDKNNVHYMYVRARIFAAKKQMGEAEKILTNLRQIIDSLEFSRILLLLDLEKGDKDEFYKTVVNMKKEGGLVDNDIEVIRKAIKQTNHWDFAEVVIGLFGSEVSDSPAMLRLNRDFSLHSNELEKALELSGKIMSSMNFSPDDLKIHVSLMQTAYSTKDILKLLEDIDKKHSDPEIEAIIGDLYYRDKLFNRAYPHYSKAKDLGYDMSRSRNYAEVLLEMKRYDEALTILQICSDSLLLSRLYYETSNISGIIQLIQKLKPTDSDFDGVMDFIVENFWGNPEVRYELIKYYLDGDYVSFGSKIVRKCLSVNDIKTALGIAKGLYGKQPTIENAILYSQALYSSGEKDEAKRVLTKALKKTQDGKLRIDTLRLLYSFLYEDHDTDSILSLYLENPESVDIEILKMVIDSYISTGMVNEAEAIADKFYESILDKDTYTEIKKNIGNRKELIETVAYASKVLKEEYAERKTFSSNEEFYNADIPIDKIAEVKKFLTKKPGTGELSTKDMEQLSAEIIHKLVKNENLKQPSDLTIYLIYHHLDGDDSILAKNLYFYIKDAIQQRRIPVVDDPELKKLTKIATKKYIPLDPIIMASELDIGISKAMDIITLIRYLSEIGNGSEE; encoded by the coding sequence GTGGTCAAGATAATCGCAGTAGGTATAATAATAACAAAGTATATCATGGGATCATTGTCTAATTCTGGTCTGACGAAGAAAAATACGAAATTGATCAAGCGCCTGGTAAATGAACTGCAAGCCGCATCATCGATTGATGAGAATGCAGTATATAAGGAGATAGCCGGCGCGATGCTCACATTCACCTCTATAGAAGACAAGGAAAAGTTAGCAATGCTCACAGGCTACTTGAATGATGTATTCTCTCTCTTGAATGAAAAGTTTCACGACAAATACGTCGCCATTGTCATGAATCTTTATTCGCTTTCCACATCCAATCCGATAATCATTGCCAACATGATTGATGTGTATGCGGAGCAAAAAAATTACCCAGCTATAGTAGACCTGTTCAGAAAGGACCATGAGTTGCAGATAACTCCCCACGTCATAGAGATTTTAAGGGGCATGTGCGACAGCCCAAAGAACTCCTCTATGGCTGCATCCCTCATATCCTCCAGGGGGATTTATGATGAGACAATACTGGAAAAGTGTTCTCAACACTGCGATTCAAAGGTTTTGGAAGATGTAATTAAAAGCTATTCCTCCATCAAAGATGATAGGACAAGAGTATTGGCGTTAAAATTTTTCTGGGATAAAGTGGAAGATGCTAAGCCCAAGCTCGATCTCGTAGAGCTCTTACTTTCAGCAAATTCCGGGGATCTTAAATTTTACACAGAGTCTTTTCCCGTTGAACAGCTTAGAACAAAAGAGGAATGCGAGCAGGCGTTGCAGGTTCTTAAACGGTCCGGAACCACAGAGATTCTCGAAAGAGCAATTGACAAATGCATGCTCATATGCCCGGACAATGTCACAGTCTTAAAGGCGGATGCGGATAATAAATACAGTAGAGGTGATATAAAAAAAGCGCTAAAGATTTACAGGCAGATTCTTAAATCATCTCCGGAAGATCTAGAAGTCCTTCAAAATGTGATAGACATAACGTTCAGCGAGGGACTGTACAAAGAGTGCCTCAATCTGATTAGCAATTCGGATATATTGCAAATAAAAGGGAATAATAAAATCACGGCCATAGAATGTGAAATTAACCTCCTGCAATTTCAGGAAGCTCTACATGATCTCGAATCTGCTCTTGCGGCGTCACCGGACAATTTGAAACTTCTCGCCTTAAAATTAGGTGTCTCAGAAAAGATCGGAAGAATTCTGGAAAGTTACGAGACAGCAAAGAAAATTTTTAATATCGATCGTGCAAACATCTCCGCAATGAACTATCTATGCAAATATTATGTGGATAGGCGAGAGTTCGAAAAACTGGTAGAACTTCTTGGTTCAATAGATAATATTCCAGGAAATTTCCGTGGATTTTACGCGGGCTCTCTTTTATTCGAAGGCAAAATAAAAGATGCAATGACGGTTATGCAAAGTTACCCTGAATTGTTGACTGATGGATTTGTACTTGACGCAATATACGCCAAAGTAACAGATTCAGTTTCTATTAATCAGCTTTCTGAGATAAGTAGGAAACTAAGCGGTGGTGCATCAGAGTTTAAGCTCATAGTTGATGCACTCTATGGCAGGCCCATAATGCATGCGGGTTATGAAGAAATGGCGATGCGAACATCGTCGCTAGCCGTTATGTACGTTATAACAAATTCGTACTATAAAGACAATGCCGAACTCTCAACCAGCATCGAGAAAAGGCTTAGGCTTCCAGAATTCGAAAAGTTGTATTCCGTGCTGAAGAGTATCAGGGAAATCAGAAGTGGGATGAAACCCGAGAGTTTATTTGATTATTCAGATCTGGGGTATCCTGTTTGCAATGCCCTTCTGGACATGAACATGACTGACAAATGTGAACAGCTCTTTTCCGGGGAAAAGTATGATAAGAACAATGTGCACTATATGTATGTCCGTGCCAGAATATTTGCTGCAAAAAAACAAATGGGAGAGGCAGAAAAAATTCTAACGAACCTGAGGCAGATTATCGATAGTCTGGAATTTTCAAGGATTCTCCTACTTCTGGACCTTGAAAAAGGGGACAAAGATGAATTTTATAAGACTGTTGTTAACATGAAAAAAGAAGGGGGGCTGGTAGATAACGACATTGAGGTTATCCGAAAAGCAATAAAGCAGACAAATCACTGGGACTTCGCTGAAGTGGTGATCGGTCTCTTCGGATCTGAAGTATCGGACTCGCCTGCTATGCTGAGGTTGAACAGAGATTTTTCACTTCATTCTAATGAGCTCGAGAAAGCGCTGGAACTTTCAGGAAAGATAATGTCTTCCATGAATTTTTCTCCGGACGATTTAAAAATACATGTCAGTCTGATGCAGACGGCGTACAGTACGAAAGATATACTGAAATTGCTGGAGGATATTGATAAAAAGCATAGCGATCCTGAGATAGAGGCTATAATCGGGGACCTGTATTATAGAGACAAGCTGTTCAACAGGGCTTACCCGCACTATTCAAAGGCAAAGGATCTAGGGTACGATATGAGCAGGTCCAGGAACTACGCCGAGGTTCTATTGGAAATGAAAAGATATGACGAAGCATTAACAATTTTACAGATCTGCAGCGATTCATTACTGCTTTCGCGGCTTTATTACGAGACATCAAACATATCAGGCATAATACAGCTAATACAAAAACTTAAGCCGACAGACAGTGATTTTGACGGAGTTATGGATTTCATAGTGGAAAATTTTTGGGGAAACCCTGAAGTCCGTTATGAATTGATAAAGTATTACCTAGACGGAGATTATGTTAGTTTTGGATCAAAGATCGTGAGGAAATGTCTCAGCGTGAACGATATAAAGACAGCACTCGGAATTGCGAAGGGTCTGTACGGTAAGCAACCAACAATTGAAAATGCAATCCTTTATTCTCAGGCACTCTACTCATCAGGGGAGAAAGATGAAGCCAAAAGGGTTCTTACAAAAGCATTGAAGAAAACACAGGATGGGAAACTTAGAATCGATACCTTAAGATTGCTATACTCTTTCCTGTACGAAGATCATGACACTGATTCTATCCTCTCCCTGTACCTGGAAAACCCGGAAAGTGTGGATATTGAGATACTTAAAATGGTCATAGATAGTTACATAAGCACTGGTATGGTGAACGAAGCAGAGGCGATTGCTGATAAGTTTTATGAATCCATCCTGGACAAAGATACATACACAGAGATCAAGAAGAATATAGGCAATAGGAAGGAGCTTATAGAAACCGTTGCATATGCGTCAAAAGTTCTAAAAGAAGAATATGCTGAGAGGAAAACGTTTAGTTCAAATGAAGAATTTTATAACGCGGATATACCGATAGATAAAATAGCAGAAGTGAAGAAATTTTTGACAAAGAAACCAGGAACTGGGGAGTTGAGCACAAAGGATATGGAACAGCTATCGGCTGAAATTATACATAAACTAGTTAAGAATGAAAATCTTAAGCAACCCTCTGATCTCACAATCTACCTCATATACCATCATCTGGATGGCGACGATTCGATACTGGCGAAAAACCTCTATTTCTACATCAAGGATGCGATCCAGCAGCGAAGGATCCCAGTTGTCGATGATCCTGAACTCAAAAAGCTAACAAAGATTGCGACGAAGAAATACATACCATTGGATCCGATCATTATGGCTTCGGAGCTGGACATAGGGATATCCAAAGCCATGGATATTATTACCTTAATACGCTATCTCTCTGAAATTGGCAATGGAAGTGAAGAATGA
- a CDS encoding metalloprotease, translated as MRYETDSTKKEIEDLGIAILALTFAFTVSSYAGYRYHPPPSIAITILVYSFIAVIVAMLFHELAHRQVARKFGGYARFKLWPIGVLVSVLVSLLGFVIAVTGAVNIGGIYDRERMGKIALAGPASNLVFGTVFFILAIATPAYFQFSSLFVFLSRINFYIGTFNMIPFGPLDGGKVLAWNMRNFAVVFIISLFGAVLSFVYL; from the coding sequence TTGCGTTATGAAACAGATTCCACGAAAAAGGAAATAGAAGACCTAGGCATTGCTATTCTCGCTCTCACCTTTGCCTTCACGGTTTCGTCTTATGCTGGTTACAGGTATCATCCTCCTCCAAGTATCGCAATTACCATACTCGTCTACAGTTTCATTGCTGTGATCGTTGCGATGTTGTTCCATGAACTTGCTCACCGGCAGGTCGCAAGAAAATTTGGTGGTTACGCCAGATTCAAACTCTGGCCGATAGGGGTTCTCGTTTCGGTCCTAGTATCTTTGCTTGGTTTTGTCATAGCAGTTACCGGGGCGGTAAATATCGGTGGGATATATGACAGGGAGAGAATGGGAAAAATAGCACTTGCTGGCCCGGCGTCTAATCTGGTTTTTGGGACAGTTTTCTTTATCCTGGCCATTGCGACTCCTGCATATTTCCAGTTCTCATCACTGTTTGTATTTCTCAGCAGGATAAACTTCTACATAGGGACATTTAACATGATCCCGTTTGGTCCGCTAGATGGAGGTAAAGTCCTCGCATGGAACATGCGTAATTTTGCTGTTGTTTTCATAATCTCTCTGTTTGGAGCGGTGCTTTCCTTCGTATACCTGTAA
- a CDS encoding zinc finger domain-containing protein yields MQTKETCTSCGVGLVDKGYSIFLCPNCGNELIGRCKECREHSTKYVCPSCNFIGP; encoded by the coding sequence ATGCAAACAAAAGAAACTTGCACTTCATGCGGTGTTGGGCTGGTGGATAAAGGGTATTCTATCTTCCTCTGCCCCAATTGTGGAAATGAACTGATAGGCAGATGTAAGGAATGCAGGGAGCACTCTACCAAATATGTGTGTCCGTCCTGTAATTTTATTGGGCCGTAG
- a CDS encoding elongation factor 1-beta, translating to MGDVMVVLKILPEDSDVDMSELENKIRANLKKVCEVNSAEIQEVAFGLKAIRLQVIVPDEEGKIDLVESLISKIDKVGQVDTEEVTLV from the coding sequence ATGGGAGACGTAATGGTTGTGTTGAAGATCCTTCCAGAGGATTCCGACGTTGATATGTCAGAACTGGAGAACAAGATAAGGGCGAATCTCAAGAAGGTATGCGAAGTAAACAGCGCAGAAATCCAGGAAGTGGCTTTTGGGCTCAAGGCGATAAGGCTTCAGGTCATAGTCCCTGATGAAGAGGGAAAAATTGATCTGGTGGAATCACTGATTTCCAAGATAGATAAGGTTGGGCAGGTCGACACAGAAGAGGTCACCCTGGTCTAA
- a CDS encoding glycosyltransferase family 2 protein, protein MIPLGVIFSKPLTIALFVVMMLFLFGLIVIAVSGRKDKDSTETVNLKALVIVPCRGMDYSLEDNLRHLLEQDYRNFKIIAVVDSSDDPAVKYLKGTGMDYIISDFDCRHCSGKVKAISSAIKSFKDFDVYVIADSDITVEKTWLSRLLSPFSRDDVGISTTFPYFLPVGGFWSKVKLVWGFVGLGMMESKLTRFGWGGSLAFRKSIVSGENFKFFSEFVSDDIALTKLCKKEGKSIAYVAGSRPIINSPDNFRTFIEWSNRQTSLSVYATRNVLYYGILIYSATLAIFVLSILLSVLLNPIFLIFLIPTVINAAKAMKRSGRNYLITFLVSIFLPFLYMYNLLHALKAKSISWRGREYSLYK, encoded by the coding sequence ATGATTCCTCTAGGTGTTATTTTCTCGAAACCGTTGACGATCGCTCTTTTCGTCGTCATGATGCTGTTCCTATTTGGACTGATAGTAATTGCAGTTTCAGGTAGGAAGGACAAAGATTCTACAGAGACTGTGAATTTGAAGGCGCTGGTCATAGTTCCATGCAGGGGAATGGATTACTCGCTTGAAGATAATTTGCGCCATCTCCTAGAACAGGATTACAGGAATTTCAAAATAATTGCCGTCGTTGATTCCTCAGATGATCCTGCTGTGAAATACCTGAAAGGCACAGGAATGGATTATATAATATCTGACTTTGATTGTAGGCATTGCAGCGGAAAGGTCAAAGCCATATCTTCCGCCATCAAGAGCTTTAAGGATTTCGACGTCTACGTGATTGCAGATTCTGATATCACTGTCGAAAAGACATGGTTAAGTAGACTCCTGTCACCATTCTCTCGCGATGATGTCGGCATCAGCACAACCTTTCCTTATTTTTTGCCAGTTGGTGGCTTCTGGTCGAAAGTAAAACTCGTCTGGGGATTTGTAGGCCTTGGCATGATGGAATCTAAACTGACAAGGTTCGGGTGGGGTGGATCCCTTGCTTTTAGGAAATCAATAGTGTCTGGTGAGAATTTCAAATTTTTTTCAGAATTTGTTTCGGACGATATTGCACTTACAAAACTCTGCAAAAAGGAAGGGAAGAGCATAGCTTATGTGGCAGGTTCCAGGCCAATAATCAATTCTCCAGACAACTTTCGAACGTTCATAGAATGGTCGAACAGACAAACATCACTATCGGTGTATGCGACAAGGAATGTTCTTTATTATGGCATTCTTATCTATTCCGCAACGTTGGCTATTTTTGTCCTTTCCATATTGCTCTCAGTGTTGTTGAATCCAATTTTTTTAATATTCCTGATCCCAACAGTTATAAACGCAGCGAAAGCCATGAAGAGATCTGGAAGAAACTATCTTATAACTTTCCTTGTTAGTATTTTCCTCCCATTTCTTTACATGTACAATCTTCTTCATGCTTTGAAGGCAAAGTCCATAAGTTGGAGAGGTAGAGAATACTCTCTCTACAAATAA
- a CDS encoding metalloregulator ArsR/SmtB family transcription factor, protein MERRSTRNNIARALSNPERTAIIEVLASGTRNVGSIVKSTGIPQPKVSAHLSELRSVGLVAPHRSGREIKYTLIPEPLESYSMWLDDLAGSRFINSIRDSKKRTPAKDGDFSKARTCYDHLAGKLGVELLHSLIEKSWIAVDDAKKPTYKLTDIGTVGLQHLGVNIRFYEIGKRMFAYGCRDVSEQEYHLGGFLGAVILKDMIKKNIVSAKPQTRTLKVNGSIAGWFSGTQ, encoded by the coding sequence ATGGAACGTAGGTCAACTAGGAACAACATTGCGAGAGCACTCTCTAATCCTGAACGGACAGCGATAATTGAGGTTCTGGCATCTGGAACACGCAACGTAGGTTCCATAGTAAAAAGTACGGGAATCCCTCAACCAAAAGTGTCCGCGCACCTCTCAGAACTCCGTTCGGTTGGCCTTGTTGCACCGCACAGATCTGGGAGAGAAATAAAGTATACATTGATACCAGAACCCTTAGAAAGTTACTCTATGTGGCTCGATGATCTTGCAGGATCCAGGTTTATAAATTCTATCCGTGACTCTAAAAAAAGAACGCCGGCAAAAGATGGCGATTTTTCAAAGGCAAGAACTTGCTACGATCATCTTGCCGGCAAACTTGGCGTGGAGCTCCTGCATTCTTTGATTGAGAAATCCTGGATTGCTGTTGACGATGCAAAGAAACCAACGTACAAACTGACGGATATCGGTACAGTCGGACTGCAGCACCTTGGGGTTAATATTCGATTTTATGAAATAGGAAAACGCATGTTTGCATACGGCTGCAGAGATGTTTCTGAGCAAGAATACCATCTGGGAGGTTTCCTGGGAGCGGTAATTTTGAAGGATATGATAAAGAAGAACATAGTTTCAGCAAAACCTCAGACAAGGACCTTAAAAGTCAACGGGAGCATAGCAGGATGGTTTTCAGGAACGCAGTGA
- a CDS encoding DUF6058 family natural product biosynthesis protein: MNHENNNPFDSKDLMYITKNLLTTDEIIEKSKVSPSRISEWLELGAFPEPTYVTSDGKKWYPKYTVILVQRSIKNGTSPKDEFINDAKKVINKSGHVYRFGKVEETNESDDELEKMWTDFRSGLYGACLRVPDPKNILSKGDLINKIKGLLEKPDLSDVSWCDSLKKYVNELDNVEAEFTNYDRARFGGQVSRDMFVIEVKTKYPQIFRKK, translated from the coding sequence ATGAATCACGAAAACAATAATCCTTTTGATTCAAAGGATCTGATGTACATAACAAAGAACCTGCTGACCACGGATGAAATAATTGAAAAATCAAAAGTTAGTCCCTCCAGGATTTCTGAATGGTTGGAACTGGGAGCATTCCCAGAACCAACTTATGTGACTTCGGATGGTAAGAAATGGTATCCGAAGTATACCGTCATTCTTGTCCAGCGAAGTATAAAGAACGGTACTTCACCAAAAGATGAGTTCATAAATGATGCAAAGAAAGTGATAAATAAATCAGGGCACGTCTACAGATTTGGCAAGGTGGAGGAGACAAACGAGAGTGATGATGAACTGGAAAAAATGTGGACAGATTTCAGATCTGGACTGTACGGAGCTTGCCTTCGAGTGCCCGATCCAAAGAACATACTGTCAAAGGGTGACCTGATAAACAAAATAAAAGGGCTGCTCGAAAAACCAGACTTATCCGATGTTTCATGGTGCGATTCACTGAAAAAATATGTAAATGAACTTGATAATGTTGAGGCAGAGTTCACCAATTATGATCGTGCAAGATTCGGGGGCCAAGTTTCAAGGGACATGTTCGTTATTGAAGTAAAGACAAAATACCCACAAATATTCAGAAAGAAGTGA
- the glmM gene encoding phosphoglucosamine mutase, which yields MAELNEKDFPPLFGTNGIRGVPNEDLTAEFSLAIGKSIGTFFGSKIAMGRDTRDTGQMIFDSVCSGILSSGCDLIDLGILPTPAIQYYCKINKIPGVIITASHNPPQFNGIKCIASDGTELERESERKIELIYYNKKYLTVNWDKIGRVFQDNNAPGIYVAGVMSKVDRDNIRGRNFKVVVDTGNGAAFSTTPTLLRELGCKVVTLNANPDGKFTSRNSEPRPENLSELISVMKLGKFDLGAAHDGDADRAVFVDEKGNFIDGDITLSLIVKNHVKRGEKVVTPVSSSDALSEICKEKGAQLIKTRVGAPIVSRTMIREKALLGGEENGGVIFGPHQYCRDGAMTLSLFLDLMASTGLKPSELIKTVPEFHMEKASVKRELEWSIMEKLLLEQLGDVAIDRTDGLKIMLEDGWVLLRPSGTEPIIRIYGESREEKKAKEIANKYKEMIEELNRR from the coding sequence ATGGCAGAACTAAATGAAAAGGACTTCCCGCCGCTGTTTGGAACAAATGGCATAAGGGGAGTTCCAAACGAGGATCTTACAGCTGAATTTTCTCTGGCAATTGGAAAATCAATAGGTACGTTCTTTGGATCGAAGATAGCAATGGGCAGGGATACAAGGGACACAGGGCAGATGATATTTGACTCTGTTTGCTCAGGCATACTCTCCTCGGGATGCGATCTTATCGATCTTGGCATCCTTCCAACCCCCGCCATACAGTACTACTGTAAAATTAACAAGATTCCGGGCGTTATAATAACTGCATCGCACAATCCACCGCAATTTAATGGAATAAAATGCATAGCATCCGATGGAACTGAACTGGAGAGGGAATCCGAGAGAAAGATTGAGCTCATATATTACAATAAAAAATACTTGACAGTAAACTGGGATAAAATTGGGCGAGTATTTCAGGATAACAATGCACCTGGAATATACGTTGCAGGAGTGATGAGTAAGGTCGATCGTGATAACATACGTGGCAGAAATTTTAAGGTCGTTGTAGACACCGGGAACGGTGCTGCATTCTCCACAACTCCAACTCTACTGAGAGAGCTTGGGTGCAAGGTGGTCACGCTGAATGCAAATCCGGACGGGAAATTTACGTCAAGAAACTCAGAACCCAGACCTGAGAATCTGTCAGAACTCATTTCTGTAATGAAGCTTGGAAAATTTGACCTAGGCGCGGCACACGACGGCGACGCAGACAGGGCAGTCTTTGTTGACGAGAAGGGTAATTTTATCGATGGTGATATCACACTTAGCCTTATAGTGAAAAATCATGTCAAGAGAGGAGAGAAAGTCGTTACGCCCGTGAGCAGTTCTGATGCCCTTTCTGAAATCTGCAAGGAGAAAGGTGCTCAGCTGATAAAGACGAGAGTGGGCGCACCTATTGTTTCTAGAACAATGATCAGAGAAAAAGCATTACTGGGTGGAGAGGAGAATGGTGGCGTAATTTTCGGCCCTCATCAGTACTGCAGAGATGGTGCCATGACGCTGTCGCTCTTTCTAGATCTCATGGCTTCTACCGGATTGAAACCTTCAGAGTTGATAAAGACGGTTCCAGAATTCCATATGGAGAAAGCATCCGTCAAAAGAGAACTCGAGTGGAGCATTATGGAGAAACTTCTTCTGGAGCAGCTGGGTGACGTGGCGATTGATAGGACCGATGGTCTGAAGATCATGCTTGAGGATGGCTGGGTACTTCTCCGTCCTTCTGGAACAGAACCAATAATAAGGATATACGGCGAATCGAGAGAAGAGAAAAAGGCTAAAGAAATAGCCAATAAATACAAGGAAATGATAGAAGAACTCAACAGACGCTGA
- the proS gene encoding proline--tRNA ligase — protein sequence MENKKENFSEWYNEIVEISGLSDKRYPVKGMNVWLPYGMKIMREIDRIIRESVEAHGIEEVNFPVLITRDQLSVEFEHVKGFENQVYWVTKGGNDKLDVEMALRPTSEAAMYGMFSLWIRSHTDLPLRIYQIVNVYRYETKHTRSFIRVREIHFFEAHTAHATFEEAENQLLDYLDIWKKVSSELCIPYIVNKRPEWDKFPGAMYTLAGDTLVGGRSLQVATMHEYGTNFSRNYNITYLKDDGTHDYANQTTFGMSERLLAAVIGIHGDDKGLILPPSIASIQVIIVTIPSENPKVKEYAHNIERMLKEMGIRASTDDRDNYTPGFKYNEWEMKGVPLRIEIGEKEFSRNTVTFALRPTKEKRTAPVERISETTAILDEIKTILMKRAEEYIKNSSHVLNDINEIAEANGFLMAGWCGRKECSDKLEEKFGLGNLGIPYGSNEGRKCIVCSSPGNVAVFSHSF from the coding sequence CTTACGGAATGAAAATAATGCGGGAAATTGACAGGATAATCCGGGAAAGCGTTGAGGCTCATGGCATTGAAGAGGTTAATTTTCCAGTTCTTATCACAAGAGACCAGCTTTCAGTAGAATTTGAACATGTAAAGGGTTTCGAGAATCAGGTCTACTGGGTTACAAAAGGAGGTAATGATAAACTTGATGTTGAAATGGCATTAAGACCAACAAGCGAAGCTGCCATGTACGGAATGTTTTCCCTATGGATAAGATCGCACACAGACCTCCCGCTTAGGATATACCAGATTGTGAACGTATACAGGTACGAGACAAAACACACACGATCTTTCATTCGAGTCCGAGAAATCCACTTTTTCGAAGCACACACTGCACATGCCACTTTTGAGGAAGCAGAGAACCAGTTGCTGGATTACCTTGATATATGGAAAAAGGTTAGCTCGGAACTCTGTATACCTTATATCGTCAACAAGAGACCTGAATGGGACAAGTTCCCTGGCGCAATGTACACACTTGCCGGCGATACTCTGGTTGGAGGGCGTTCACTGCAGGTTGCAACTATGCATGAGTATGGGACGAATTTTTCCAGAAATTACAACATCACATACCTGAAAGATGACGGAACGCACGATTATGCCAACCAGACAACATTCGGTATGAGCGAGAGACTCCTTGCGGCAGTTATAGGCATACATGGCGACGATAAGGGATTAATCCTTCCTCCATCAATAGCATCGATACAGGTGATTATTGTCACAATACCTTCAGAAAACCCAAAGGTAAAAGAATATGCTCACAACATCGAGAGGATGCTCAAGGAAATGGGTATCAGGGCATCTACAGATGACAGGGACAATTATACCCCTGGATTCAAATATAATGAGTGGGAGATGAAAGGCGTCCCGCTCAGAATTGAGATCGGAGAAAAAGAATTCTCGAGAAACACCGTGACCTTTGCCTTGAGGCCCACAAAGGAAAAAAGAACGGCCCCCGTTGAAAGAATATCAGAAACCACAGCGATTCTTGACGAGATAAAAACGATCCTAATGAAGAGGGCGGAGGAATACATAAAGAACTCATCACACGTGCTGAATGACATCAATGAAATAGCTGAAGCAAATGGTTTTTTAATGGCTGGCTGGTGCGGGAGAAAAGAATGCTCAGACAAACTTGAGGAAAAATTTGGACTCGGCAACCTGGGGATACCATACGGTTCAAACGAGGGAAGGAAATGCATAGTTTGTTCAAGTCCAGGCAATGTTGCAGTTTTTTCGCATTCATTCTGA